In Alkalihalobacterium alkalinitrilicum, a genomic segment contains:
- the rplQ gene encoding 50S ribosomal protein L17 yields MAYAKLGRDSAGRKALLRDLVTDLIINERIQTTESKAKELRPIIEKMITLGKRGDLHARRQAASFVRREVANEESGQDAIQKLFEDIAPRYEERQGGYTRILKVGPRRGDGAPMAIIELV; encoded by the coding sequence ATGGCATATGCAAAATTAGGTCGTGATAGTGCTGGTCGTAAAGCATTATTACGTGATTTAGTAACTGACTTAATCATCAACGAGAGAATCCAAACTACGGAATCAAAAGCTAAAGAACTTCGTCCGATCATTGAAAAGATGATTACTCTTGGTAAACGTGGTGACCTTCACGCACGTCGTCAAGCAGCATCTTTCGTACGTCGTGAAGTAGCTAATGAAGAATCAGGTCAAGATGCTATTCAAAAGCTTTTTGAAGATATCGCACCACGTTATGAAGAGCGTCAAGGTGGATATACTCGTATTTTAAAAGTAGGTCCTCGCCGTGGTGATGGTGCACCAATGGCAATTATTGAGCTAGTTTAA
- a CDS encoding DNA-directed RNA polymerase subunit alpha: MIEIEKPNIETIEVSDDAKYGKFVVEPLERGYGTTLGNSLRRILLSSLPGAAVTSVQIDGVLHEFSTIEGVVEDVTTIILSLKQLALKIYSDEEKVLEIDTQGEGVVTAGDLTHDSDVDVLNPDLHIATLSKGARLHMRLIAKRGRGYVQAEDNKSEDQPIGVIPIDSIYTPVSRVNYQVENTRVGQITNYDKLTLDVWTDGSIRPEEAVSLGAKILTEHLNIFVGLTDQAQNAEIMVEKEEDQKEKVLEMTIEELDLSVRSYNCLKRAGINTVQELTQKTEEDMMKVRNLGRKSLEEVQEKLAELGLGLRKEE; the protein is encoded by the coding sequence ATGATTGAAATAGAAAAGCCAAATATTGAAACGATTGAAGTTAGCGATGATGCTAAATACGGGAAGTTCGTTGTTGAACCTCTAGAACGTGGGTATGGTACAACTTTAGGGAACTCCTTACGTCGTATCCTCTTATCCTCTTTACCAGGAGCAGCTGTAACAAGCGTACAAATTGATGGTGTTTTACATGAATTCTCTACAATCGAAGGTGTTGTAGAAGATGTAACAACAATCATTCTAAGCTTGAAGCAACTTGCTCTTAAAATCTACTCGGATGAAGAGAAGGTTTTAGAAATTGACACTCAAGGTGAAGGTGTAGTTACAGCTGGTGATTTAACACATGATAGTGATGTAGACGTATTAAATCCTGATCTTCATATCGCAACATTATCCAAAGGTGCAAGACTACATATGCGTTTAATAGCTAAACGTGGTCGTGGTTATGTTCAAGCTGAAGATAATAAGTCTGAAGATCAACCAATTGGAGTAATCCCGATTGATTCAATCTACACACCTGTATCTCGAGTGAACTATCAAGTTGAGAATACACGTGTCGGTCAAATTACCAACTATGACAAACTTACATTAGATGTATGGACAGATGGTAGCATTCGTCCAGAAGAAGCCGTATCTTTGGGTGCTAAAATCTTAACGGAGCATTTAAATATTTTTGTCGGTCTTACAGATCAAGCACAAAATGCTGAAATTATGGTTGAAAAAGAAGAAGATCAAAAAGAAAAAGTACTTGAAATGACGATTGAAGAGCTTGATCTTTCTGTTCGTTCTTACAACTGCTTAAAGCGTGCTGGCATTAATACCGTACAAGAGTTAACACAAAAAACAGAAGAAGACATGATGAAAGTACGTAATCTTGGACGTAAATCACTTGAAGAAGTCCAAGAAAAGCTTGCTGAATTAGGCTTAGGTCTTCGTAAAGAAGAATAG
- the rpsK gene encoding 30S ribosomal protein S11: MAKKTNTRTKRRQRKNVESGVAHIKSTFNNTIVTITDVHGNAISWASAGNLGFKGSRKSTPFAAQMAAEAAGKTAMENGMKTIEVTVKGPGAGREAAIRSLQAVGLEVSMIRDVTPVPHNGCRPPKRRRV; the protein is encoded by the coding sequence ATGGCTAAAAAGACTAATACACGTACAAAACGTCGTCAACGTAAAAACGTTGAAAGTGGTGTAGCACACATTAAATCTACTTTTAACAATACGATTGTAACGATTACTGATGTACATGGAAATGCAATTTCATGGGCTAGTGCTGGAAACCTTGGTTTCAAGGGATCTCGTAAATCTACTCCATTTGCTGCACAAATGGCTGCTGAAGCTGCTGGTAAAACAGCAATGGAAAATGGCATGAAAACGATTGAAGTTACTGTTAAAGGTCCTGGTGCAGGACGCGAAGCAGCTATTCGTTCTCTTCAAGCAGTAGGATTAGAAGTAAGCATGATCCGTGACGTTACGCCAGTTCCTCATAATGGTTGCCGTCCACCAAAACGTCGTAGAGTGTAA
- the rpsM gene encoding 30S ribosomal protein S13 — MARISGVDIPRDKRVVVSLTYVYGIGRKLSSEILEKAGVSEDTRVRDLTEEELGKIREVLDAYRVEGDLRREISLNIKRLIEIGCYRGVRHRRGLPVRGQNTKNNARTRKGPRRTVANKKK, encoded by the coding sequence ATGGCACGTATATCAGGTGTTGACATTCCTCGTGACAAACGAGTAGTAGTGTCTTTAACATATGTCTACGGAATTGGTAGAAAGTTATCTTCTGAAATCCTAGAAAAAGCTGGTGTTTCTGAAGATACACGCGTTCGTGATTTAACAGAAGAAGAGTTAGGTAAAATTCGTGAAGTACTTGATGCGTATAGAGTTGAAGGAGATCTTCGTCGTGAAATCTCTCTAAACATCAAACGTCTAATCGAGATCGGTTGTTACCGTGGTGTTCGTCACCGTCGTGGCTTACCAGTTCGCGGACAAAATACGAAAAACAATGCTCGTACACGTAAAGGTCCACGTCGTACAGTAGCTAACAAGAAGAAATAG
- the rpmJ gene encoding 50S ribosomal protein L36, with amino-acid sequence MKVRPSVKPICEKCKVIRRKGTVMVICENPKHKQKQG; translated from the coding sequence ATGAAGGTAAGACCATCAGTGAAGCCAATCTGCGAAAAATGTAAAGTTATTCGTAGAAAAGGAACAGTTATGGTAATTTGTGAAAACCCTAAGCATAAACAAAAACAAGGTTAA
- the infA gene encoding translation initiation factor IF-1 translates to MAKEDVIEVEGTVIEPLPNAMFRVELENGHKVLAHVSGKIRMHFIRILPGDKVTVELSPYDLTRGRITYRYK, encoded by the coding sequence ATGGCGAAAGAGGATGTAATTGAAGTTGAAGGTACCGTAATTGAGCCACTACCAAATGCAATGTTCCGTGTCGAGTTAGAAAATGGTCATAAAGTATTGGCTCATGTATCAGGTAAAATTCGTATGCACTTTATCCGTATCTTACCAGGTGATAAAGTGACAGTTGAATTATCTCCATATGATTTAACGCGTGGCCGAATCACATATCGTTATAAATAA
- a CDS encoding KOW domain-containing RNA-binding protein, producing the protein MKDPESGPFIGQIVEVIKGRDRDRICVVIRIIDHRFVYIADGDSRKFDNAKKKNVQHLKFIDYVSEEVINSMNETGRVTNAKLRFAIQKFQEQNHLLKEGE; encoded by the coding sequence CCTGAATCAGGACCATTTATTGGTCAGATTGTTGAAGTAATCAAAGGTCGTGATCGGGACCGGATTTGTGTCGTAATTCGTATTATTGATCATCGCTTTGTTTATATTGCTGATGGTGATAGTCGAAAGTTCGATAACGCAAAAAAGAAAAATGTCCAACACCTAAAATTCATTGATTATGTCTCAGAAGAAGTTATAAATAGCATGAATGAAACTGGTCGTGTTACCAACGCGAAGCTGCGTTTTGCGATACAAAAGTTCCAAGAACAAAATCATTTACTGAAGGAAGGAGAGTAA